In Nostoc sp. CENA543, a single genomic region encodes these proteins:
- a CDS encoding MBL fold metallo-hydrolase — protein sequence MYLTWLDSNSWLLEIGQQNILIDPWLVGSLTFANLDWLFKGLRNQERSIPDHIDLILLSQGLEDHAHPPTLKQLDKQIPVVASPNAAKVVRELGYTNVTSLAHGESYKLNQQVEITAVPGSPIGPTLIENGYVLKDLTTDLKLYYEPHGYHSPQLKQFAPIDVIVTPLIDLALPVVGAIIRGQQKAVEVAEWLQPQVMLPTASPGDVMYEGLLVKLLQIVGNTDEIRSQLAQRQLSTQIIEPRPGDRLELPLQQRQVQSR from the coding sequence ATGTATTTAACTTGGTTAGATAGCAATAGTTGGTTGCTGGAAATTGGTCAACAAAATATATTGATAGACCCGTGGTTGGTTGGTTCGCTGACTTTTGCTAATTTGGATTGGCTATTTAAAGGGTTACGAAATCAAGAACGCTCTATTCCTGACCATATCGACTTAATTTTACTGTCTCAAGGTTTAGAAGACCACGCTCACCCACCGACGCTAAAACAGCTTGATAAACAGATTCCGGTGGTGGCTTCTCCGAATGCGGCGAAGGTGGTGCGGGAGTTGGGTTATACGAATGTGACTAGTTTGGCGCATGGGGAAAGTTACAAATTAAATCAGCAAGTGGAAATTACTGCTGTTCCTGGTTCTCCCATTGGGCCGACGTTGATAGAGAATGGTTATGTTCTTAAGGATTTGACCACGGATTTAAAGCTTTATTATGAGCCTCACGGCTATCATTCTCCACAGTTGAAACAGTTTGCACCCATAGATGTTATTGTTACACCTTTGATTGATTTGGCTTTACCTGTGGTGGGTGCGATTATTAGAGGTCAGCAAAAGGCAGTGGAGGTGGCAGAGTGGTTACAGCCGCAGGTGATGTTACCGACAGCTTCCCCTGGTGATGTGATGTATGAGGGATTACTGGTGAAGTTGCTTCAAATAGTGGGAAATACGGATGAGATCCGATCGCAGTTAGCCCAACGTCAACTCTCAACTCAAATTATTGAACCACGCCCAGGCGATCGCCTAGAGTTACCATTACAACAGCGTCAAGTGCAATCGCGCTAA
- the modA gene encoding molybdate ABC transporter substrate-binding protein — protein sequence MKRRQILAFLGAAIASCLIAVGLPFMTPSPVAAQSNVSLLVSAAASLKDALEEIKPLYQKNNPNINISYNFGASGALQQQIEQGAPADIFISAAKRQVDALEQKGLLLPGTRAIVAKNRLVLVVPKGKTGITSFLNFRNPEIKRIAIGEPRSVPAGQYAEQVLQKLKLLPEIKPKLVYANNVRQVLAVVESGNADAGLVYATDAKISDKVKVVVAADEKYHSAITYPAAVVKKTKNPDAARNFVTFLTTDGQAKAVLKKYGFILP from the coding sequence ATGAAACGAAGACAAATTCTTGCTTTTCTTGGTGCGGCGATCGCTAGTTGTTTGATAGCAGTTGGCTTGCCTTTTATGACACCCTCTCCTGTAGCAGCCCAATCTAATGTCAGTTTACTGGTATCTGCTGCGGCTAGTTTAAAAGATGCTCTAGAAGAAATTAAACCACTTTATCAAAAGAATAATCCTAATATCAACATCAGTTATAACTTTGGTGCATCTGGTGCGTTGCAGCAACAGATTGAACAGGGTGCGCCAGCAGACATTTTCATTTCGGCAGCGAAAAGACAAGTAGATGCTTTAGAACAGAAAGGATTATTACTGCCAGGTACAAGAGCGATCGTAGCAAAAAATCGCCTAGTCCTAGTTGTGCCGAAGGGAAAAACGGGCATCACTAGCTTTTTAAATTTTAGGAATCCTGAAATTAAGCGTATTGCTATTGGCGAACCCAGGAGTGTACCCGCAGGTCAGTATGCTGAACAAGTCTTGCAAAAGCTGAAATTATTGCCAGAAATCAAGCCGAAATTAGTATATGCCAACAACGTGCGTCAGGTTTTAGCGGTGGTAGAAAGTGGTAACGCTGATGCGGGGTTAGTCTATGCTACTGATGCCAAAATTTCCGACAAAGTAAAAGTTGTAGTGGCGGCAGATGAAAAATATCACTCAGCAATTACTTATCCCGCCGCAGTTGTGAAAAAGACAAAAAATCCTGATGCAGCGAGGAATTTTGTCACCTTTTTAACTACTGATGGCCAAGCAAAAGCTGTATTGAAAAAGTACGGGTTTATTTTGCCTTAG
- a CDS encoding DUF4351 domain-containing protein produces the protein MTKEPQRSDNDSPWKEILEAYFPQAMQFFFPQTAALINWERPHQFLDKEFQQIAREAELGRRYADKLVKVWLLQGEEIWLLIHVEIQAKPEDNFAERMFCYNLRIFDKFGQPAISLAILCDTDSNWRPNQYSYNYPDCSLDFKFGTVKLLDYQNRWAELAASNNPFATVVMAHLKTQQTTKQLGERKTWKFSLIRRLYEQGLQERDIRNLYRFIDWVMILPKDLEAEFWQEFKQFEQERSMSYITTGERIGYERGKQEGEQTLVLRQIQKRVGELPPEVQARIQTLTLEQLEALGEALLDFSAIADLFAWLDANQPT, from the coding sequence ATGACGAAAGAACCTCAAAGATCCGATAATGATTCACCGTGGAAAGAAATTTTAGAAGCATACTTTCCTCAAGCGATGCAGTTTTTCTTTCCCCAAACAGCCGCCCTAATTAATTGGGAACGCCCACACCAATTTCTCGACAAAGAATTTCAACAAATAGCACGAGAAGCAGAACTAGGAAGAAGATACGCCGATAAATTGGTTAAAGTTTGGCTACTACAAGGAGAAGAAATTTGGCTATTAATTCACGTCGAAATTCAAGCCAAACCAGAAGATAACTTTGCCGAAAGAATGTTTTGTTACAACCTGCGAATCTTTGACAAATTTGGTCAACCCGCCATCAGTCTAGCAATTTTGTGTGACACTGACTCAAATTGGCGACCCAATCAATACAGTTATAATTATCCTGACTGTAGTTTGGACTTTAAATTTGGCACAGTCAAACTACTTGACTATCAAAATCGCTGGGCAGAATTAGCCGCTAGCAATAACCCCTTTGCAACAGTGGTAATGGCGCATCTCAAGACACAGCAAACCACTAAACAACTAGGAGAACGCAAAACTTGGAAATTTAGCTTAATTCGGCGATTATATGAACAAGGTTTGCAAGAAAGAGATATTCGTAATCTCTATCGTTTTATCGATTGGGTTATGATTTTACCAAAAGACTTGGAAGCAGAATTTTGGCAAGAGTTTAAACAATTTGAGCAGGAGCGTAGCATGAGTTACATTACAACAGGTGAGCGCATTGGCTACGAACGCGGTAAACAAGAAGGCGAGCAAACACTTGTCCTACGACAAATACAAAAACGAGTAGGAGAGTTACCCCCAGAAGTTCAAGCACGTATTCAAACTCTGACGCTAGAACAACTGGAAGCACTAGGAGAAGCTTTGTTAGATTTTAGTGCGATCGCTGATTTATTTGCTTGGCTAGACGCAAATCAACCAACTTAG
- a CDS encoding DUF760 domain-containing protein, with product MSNDSHRQPENSLTDVMSQNRLWDYLQSMDSQTVSQLSKPASPEVLQLIQRSIVATLGNLPGGKFNTTITTSRDELGKLLGSAMVDGYFLRNVEQRLELEKACLPPSVDK from the coding sequence ATGAGTAATGATTCCCATCGCCAGCCCGAAAATTCTCTAACTGATGTGATGAGTCAAAATCGGTTATGGGATTATTTGCAGTCAATGGATAGTCAAACCGTTAGCCAATTATCTAAACCCGCTTCGCCAGAGGTACTTCAGTTAATTCAACGCTCTATTGTAGCGACTCTGGGTAATTTACCTGGGGGAAAATTCAATACAACTATTACTACCAGTCGCGATGAGTTGGGTAAACTTTTAGGCTCTGCAATGGTAGATGGGTATTTCTTGCGTAATGTAGAGCAACGACTGGAGTTAGAAAAGGCTTGTTTACCTCCCAGTGTTGACAAGTAA
- a CDS encoding molybdopterin-binding protein, producing the protein MPRKEQGWITFQTSEEERKILEEFCQHSQRTKTEILRELVRGLHQQPPAAKSLPTKGVDKVDKVATQTSENLDLEPNLPKRPLKVSSRNILKGVVKKVVTGAVNSEVTLEIVHKVELTSIITRMSAEELELEEGAEAYAVIKSNDIVIARD; encoded by the coding sequence ATGCCAAGAAAAGAACAAGGATGGATCACTTTTCAAACATCAGAAGAAGAACGCAAGATTCTAGAGGAATTCTGCCAGCATTCTCAGCGCACTAAAACTGAGATTCTGCGGGAACTTGTGCGCGGTCTTCATCAGCAACCCCCAGCAGCAAAATCATTACCAACCAAAGGGGTAGATAAAGTAGATAAAGTAGCAACGCAAACATCTGAAAACTTAGATTTAGAACCTAATCTTCCCAAAAGGCCCCTAAAAGTTAGCTCCCGTAATATTCTTAAAGGTGTGGTGAAAAAAGTTGTGACAGGTGCAGTCAATAGCGAAGTAACTCTAGAAATTGTCCACAAAGTCGAGCTGACTTCCATCATCACCAGAATGTCAGCTGAAGAATTAGAACTAGAGGAAGGTGCAGAAGCTTATGCGGTCATTAAGTCTAATGATATTGTGATTGCCAGGGATTAG
- a CDS encoding RNA-binding protein, protein MSIYVGNLSYEVTQDALTAVFAEYGEVKRVQIPTDRETGRPRGFAFVEMNSDTQEAAAIDALDGAEWMGRDLKVNKARPKEDRGGSFGGNRGGGGYNRNRY, encoded by the coding sequence ATGTCGATTTACGTAGGCAATCTCTCTTACGAAGTTACACAAGATGCCCTCACTGCTGTTTTTGCAGAATATGGTGAAGTGAAACGAGTACAAATACCTACTGACCGTGAAACAGGTCGCCCACGAGGCTTTGCCTTTGTAGAAATGAATTCCGACACACAAGAAGCTGCTGCTATTGATGCCCTTGATGGTGCTGAATGGATGGGTCGTGATTTGAAAGTTAACAAAGCCAGACCCAAAGAAGACAGAGGCGGTTCATTTGGTGGAAATCGTGGCGGTGGTGGTTACAACCGCAACCGCTACTAA